Proteins found in one Limanda limanda chromosome 18, fLimLim1.1, whole genome shotgun sequence genomic segment:
- the fhit gene encoding bis(5'-adenosyl)-triphosphatase: MSTLRFGQHLIKASAVFLQTELSFALVNRKPVVPGHVLVCPLRPVERFRDLQPDELADLFRTTQLVGDLVEKHFSATSLTIALQDGPEAGQTVKHVHVHVLPRREGDFQRNDSVYEELQRHDRDSEDASSGWRSEEEMGAEAEVLRRLLQRT, translated from the coding sequence ATGTCCACTCTCCGCTTCGGGCAGCACCTCATCAAGGCCTCGGCTGTCTTCCTGCAGACGGAGCTCAGCTTCGCTCTGGTCAACCGGAAGCCCGTGGTGCCGGGACATGTGCTCGTGTGCCCCCTCCGCCCCGTGGAAAGGTTCCGGGACCTGCAGCCGGACGAGCTGGCGGATCTGTTCCGGACCACCCAGCTGGTGGGCGACCTGGTGGAGAAGCACTTCAGCGCCACCTCGCTCACCATCGCCCTCCAGGACGGACCCGAGGCCGGGCAGACCGTGAAGCACGTCCACGTACACGTCCTGCCCCGGCGGGAGGGCGACTTCCAGCGGAACGACAGCGTGTacgaggagctgcagagacacgacCGGGACAGCGAGGACGCGTCCTCCGGGTGGAGGTCCGAGGAGGAGATGGGTGCGGAGGCTGAGGTCCTGAGGAGACTCCTGCAGAGGACATGA